A region of Chlamydia crocodili DNA encodes the following proteins:
- a CDS encoding nucleoside monophosphate kinase has product MIDESIADSIKLYTKPFSSILLFGPPGAGKDLLGNFIAHGDSQVYVSLGDIFRCYPIGSPIRQLFHKYAVSGSLIPDEDVVAVWNYYVQGLVATGKFLPDRQDLLISGLPRTVGQAKLLDAYITVRHVIILEVHEEAKLLERTQQSLYSKGRINEVGIEVLQKRLQSYQKDIDAIIQHYPIYKISRISADQKPMEVLRDVLSRLAHVFSHPGKPVN; this is encoded by the coding sequence ATGATAGATGAATCGATAGCAGATAGCATAAAGCTTTATACTAAACCCTTCTCTTCCATTCTTTTATTTGGTCCTCCCGGAGCTGGTAAAGATTTATTAGGAAATTTTATAGCTCATGGGGATAGTCAGGTTTATGTTTCTCTTGGTGATATTTTCCGTTGTTATCCTATAGGATCTCCTATTCGACAACTTTTTCATAAATATGCAGTTTCTGGATCCTTGATTCCTGATGAAGATGTTGTTGCCGTATGGAATTATTATGTTCAAGGATTGGTTGCTACTGGGAAATTTCTACCAGATCGTCAAGATCTGCTCATTAGCGGTCTTCCAAGAACGGTAGGGCAGGCGAAGCTTTTAGATGCGTATATTACAGTACGTCATGTAATTATTTTAGAGGTGCATGAAGAAGCTAAATTGCTTGAGCGTACGCAACAATCTCTTTATAGCAAGGGGAGAATTAATGAGGTTGGTATTGAAGTATTGCAAAAACGTTTGCAATCGTATCAAAAAGATATTGATGCCATCATTCAACATTATCCTATTTATAAGATTTCTCGTATCAGTGCTGACCAGAAACCGATGGAAGTACTTCGAGATGTATTATCTCGGCTTGCTCATGTGTTTTCTCATCCTGGCAAACCTGTGAATTAG
- a CDS encoding class I SAM-dependent methyltransferase produces the protein MSYSNRLKSFVIKKSSFLHILRVGIHRIVFSIREYIYLSFSLYIKYPKLIVYDLAKFFYSLLRNPYRRLRRSPQSSLLKEGNVYGETPWSALNKVSREFGVTSQDIVYDLGCGLGKVCFWFSHILRCQVVGIDNQSSFINFASRMHRLLSLRPTIFFKEYFHETELSQASCVYFYGSSYSLKVLKGVLTALAKLKSGNMVISISFPLDSLPDGDTIFFTERSCDVTFPWGKTKAYKNIRK, from the coding sequence ATGTCGTATTCCAACCGCCTAAAGAGCTTCGTAATTAAAAAGTCTTCATTTTTACACATATTGCGAGTAGGAATTCACAGAATAGTGTTCTCTATTAGGGAATACATTTATTTATCTTTCTCCCTCTACATTAAATACCCAAAACTAATCGTATATGATCTAGCGAAGTTTTTTTATTCTTTATTGAGGAACCCTTACAGGAGATTGCGTCGTTCGCCGCAATCTTCGTTGCTAAAGGAGGGGAATGTTTATGGAGAAACTCCTTGGTCAGCATTAAATAAAGTGAGTAGGGAATTCGGAGTTACTTCTCAAGATATTGTCTATGATTTAGGTTGTGGTTTAGGAAAGGTGTGTTTTTGGTTTTCCCATATTCTGAGATGTCAGGTTGTGGGTATAGATAACCAATCTAGTTTTATTAACTTCGCTTCTCGCATGCATAGGTTGTTATCTCTGCGGCCGACAATATTTTTTAAAGAATATTTTCATGAAACAGAGTTATCACAAGCTTCCTGTGTTTACTTTTACGGCTCGTCGTATTCTTTGAAGGTATTGAAAGGTGTTTTAACGGCTTTAGCAAAGTTAAAGTCAGGGAATATGGTCATCAGTATTTCCTTCCCTTTAGATTCTTTACCTGATGGGGATACAATATTTTTCACAGAGAGAAGTTGTGATGTTACTTTTCCTTGGGGTAAGACAAAAGCATATAAAAATATACGAAAGTAA
- a CDS encoding SycD/LcrH family type III secretion system chaperone, with product MSYLAYLLEKIASSSKEDYPFPDDLESYLSGYFPSKDLPLDTYQKLFKISSEELERVYKEGYNAYLNREYQESSATFRWLVFFNPFVSKFWFSLGASLHMSQLYPQALHAYAVTALLRDKDPYPHYYAYICYTLMDQHEDASKALELAWERAKHHSSYQELKAEILDIKNHA from the coding sequence ATGTCATATTTAGCTTATTTATTAGAAAAGATAGCTTCATCAAGCAAAGAAGATTATCCATTTCCGGATGATTTAGAAAGTTATTTGTCAGGATATTTTCCAAGCAAAGATCTGCCATTAGATACATATCAAAAACTCTTTAAAATTTCTTCTGAAGAACTGGAACGTGTCTATAAAGAAGGTTACAACGCTTATCTGAATAGAGAATATCAAGAAAGTAGTGCAACTTTTCGCTGGTTAGTCTTCTTTAATCCTTTTGTTTCTAAGTTTTGGTTTTCTTTAGGGGCATCATTGCATATGAGCCAGCTTTATCCCCAAGCTTTACATGCCTATGCTGTGACTGCATTATTACGGGATAAAGATCCCTATCCTCATTATTATGCCTATATCTGTTATACCCTCATGGACCAACATGAAGATGCGAGTAAGGCGTTAGAACTTGCGTGGGAACGAGCAAAACATCATAGCTCCTATCAAGAACTGAAAGCAGAAATCTTGGATATAAAAAACCATGCATAA
- a CDS encoding protease-like activity factor CPAF, with product MKVKQITALIFSLVLGFQISGSAKTLVQKNACSDLDFLEHLLDVKYAPKEWKHKLFRWNLKDSTDQARLKLYIEENPSTKYCQGVLAQYISDLNDFHAGITFFGTENSHLPYTIKLSNSHRCFVVDVHTYSSDVSVGDEILEMDGMPIMEMIESVRTGRGAPSDYAAAARILFSRSAALGHQIPIGIATLKIRRPSGLTRTVKVKWRHTPEHIQDLSLIAPLVKDPVIEMRSGRALPLVSNASENCLFTNEMVPYFWSELREQYKRGLNSDYNIGSKKGFLPDFGHVTWRAKNGPYHAYVFTCTDNRGQSHNIGFLRISTYSWTDMEDRSIMNMESPWNDFGEIISVLQEKTEALIIDQTNNPGGSVFYLYALISRLTDTPLETPRHRMILTQSEVQSAVKWLNLLDGVETDEQARNALGDDMEGYPIDMNAVGYLQTFSSTVLKCWANGDINLSTPMPLLGFAKVHPHPEHRYTHPICVLINQEDFSCGDLFPAIMKDSGRALIVGTTTAGAGGFVFNVEFPNRTGIKSCSLTGSLAVRPDGSYIENLGVSPHVVLDFTDMDVQTGRYPDYINNVKGLVLDLIDKEADKNASHSEER from the coding sequence ATGAAAGTGAAACAAATTACAGCCTTGATTTTCTCCCTAGTATTAGGTTTTCAAATTTCAGGTTCTGCTAAGACTCTAGTTCAAAAAAATGCATGTTCAGACTTGGATTTTTTGGAACACTTACTTGATGTTAAATATGCTCCTAAAGAGTGGAAGCATAAGCTTTTCCGTTGGAATTTAAAGGATTCAACGGATCAAGCGCGTTTAAAATTGTATATCGAGGAAAATCCTTCAACCAAGTATTGTCAAGGAGTTCTTGCGCAATACATCTCTGATTTAAATGACTTCCATGCTGGGATTACTTTCTTTGGTACGGAAAACTCTCACTTACCTTATACAATCAAGTTAAGTAATTCTCATAGATGCTTTGTTGTCGACGTGCATACATATAGCTCAGATGTTTCTGTAGGAGATGAAATTTTAGAGATGGACGGCATGCCGATTATGGAGATGATCGAAAGTGTACGTACTGGTAGAGGTGCTCCTTCTGATTATGCTGCAGCTGCACGAATACTCTTTTCTCGTTCTGCTGCCTTAGGCCATCAAATTCCTATAGGGATAGCTACGTTAAAGATTCGTCGTCCTAGCGGTTTAACACGTACGGTAAAAGTTAAATGGCGCCATACCCCTGAGCATATTCAGGATCTATCCTTAATAGCTCCTTTGGTAAAAGATCCAGTAATTGAGATGAGATCTGGCCGTGCTTTACCTTTGGTATCTAATGCTTCTGAAAATTGCTTATTCACAAACGAAATGGTTCCTTATTTCTGGAGCGAACTACGTGAGCAATATAAACGTGGTTTAAACAGTGATTACAATATCGGGAGTAAAAAAGGTTTCCTTCCTGATTTCGGACATGTGACATGGAGAGCTAAAAATGGTCCTTACCATGCCTATGTATTCACATGTACAGATAATCGTGGACAATCTCACAATATTGGATTCCTTAGAATTTCTACATATTCTTGGACAGACATGGAAGACCGTAGTATTATGAATATGGAATCCCCATGGAATGACTTCGGTGAGATCATAAGTGTTTTACAAGAGAAAACAGAAGCTTTGATTATCGATCAGACAAACAATCCGGGTGGTAGTGTATTCTATCTTTATGCGTTGATCTCTAGATTAACAGACACACCTTTAGAAACACCTAGACATAGAATGATTTTAACCCAAAGTGAAGTTCAATCTGCAGTAAAATGGTTGAACCTTCTCGATGGTGTTGAAACTGATGAGCAAGCAAGAAATGCTCTCGGTGATGATATGGAAGGTTATCCTATCGATATGAATGCCGTAGGATATCTACAGACATTTTCTAGTACTGTTTTAAAATGCTGGGCAAATGGAGACATTAATCTCTCTACACCTATGCCTTTGTTAGGATTTGCTAAAGTACACCCACATCCTGAGCATCGTTATACACATCCTATATGTGTCTTGATCAATCAGGAAGATTTCTCCTGTGGAGATTTATTCCCAGCGATTATGAAGGACAGTGGTCGAGCACTTATTGTAGGAACAACTACAGCAGGAGCTGGAGGTTTTGTCTTTAACGTAGAGTTCCCTAATAGAACAGGAATTAAAAGTTGTTCTTTAACTGGATCTCTTGCAGTAAGACCAGACGGTTCTTACATAGAGAATCTAGGAGTCTCTCCTCATGTAGTCTTAGATTTTACAGATATGGACGTACAGACAGGAAGATATCCTGATTACATAAATAACGTAAAAGGTTTAGTTCTTGATCTTATTGATAAAGAAGCAGATAAAAACGCCTCTCATTCGGAAGAAAGATAA
- a CDS encoding solute carrier family 26 protein, whose product MKVALSFKHLVPKLYTCIKEGYTFNTFKKDFLAGLTVGVLAFPFAIAIAIGVGVSPIQGLLASIIGGFIASALGGSRVLISGPTSAFISILYCISAKYGVEGLFTITLMGGVFLVAFGLTGLGTFIKYMPYPVVTGLTTGLAVIIFSSQIRDFLGLQMGDSVPTDFIAKWIAYWDYLWTWDSKAFAVGLFTLLIMIYFRNYKPRYPGVMIAIIVASTLVWLLKIDIPTIGSRYGALPQSIPLPSFPHLSLTKILQLMPDALTIAVLSGIETLLSAVVADGMTGWRHQSNCQLVAQGIANIGTSFFAGMPVTGSLSRTAASIKSGATTPVAGLIHSAFICVILLALAPLTVKIPLTCLAAVLILIAWNMSEIHHFIHLFTAPKKDVVVLLTVFILTVMTTITSAVQVGMMLAAFLFMKQMSDLSDVISTARYFDENKQAKDDDLFSKSEVPAHTEIYEINGPFFFGIADRLKNLLNEIEKPPKIFILCMSRVPTIDASAMHALEEFFLECDRQGTLLLLAGVKKTPLSDLKRYHLDELIGVDHIFSNTKSALLFAQALINLESKSSH is encoded by the coding sequence GTGAAAGTCGCCTTATCGTTTAAACACCTTGTTCCCAAGCTTTATACTTGTATTAAGGAAGGTTATACCTTTAATACATTTAAAAAAGATTTCTTAGCTGGACTTACTGTAGGCGTTCTAGCATTTCCTTTTGCTATTGCTATTGCAATCGGTGTGGGCGTATCCCCTATTCAAGGTTTGCTAGCCTCAATCATTGGAGGCTTTATAGCCTCTGCTTTAGGTGGTAGTCGTGTTCTTATATCGGGACCAACAAGTGCTTTCATCTCTATACTTTATTGTATTTCAGCAAAATATGGTGTTGAGGGGTTATTCACAATCACCCTAATGGGAGGAGTATTCCTAGTGGCCTTTGGACTTACTGGGCTTGGCACTTTCATTAAATATATGCCATATCCGGTGGTTACAGGATTAACAACAGGTTTAGCTGTTATCATTTTTTCCTCTCAAATTAGAGACTTTTTAGGTCTACAAATGGGAGATAGTGTTCCTACAGATTTTATTGCTAAATGGATAGCTTACTGGGATTATCTGTGGACCTGGGATAGTAAAGCTTTTGCCGTAGGGTTATTTACCCTTCTAATCATGATTTATTTCCGAAATTATAAGCCCAGATATCCAGGAGTAATGATTGCTATTATCGTAGCTTCGACACTAGTTTGGTTGCTAAAAATCGATATTCCTACGATTGGAAGTCGTTATGGAGCTCTCCCGCAATCGATACCTTTACCTTCATTCCCTCATCTTAGCCTAACAAAAATTCTACAACTTATGCCGGATGCTTTAACTATTGCTGTTCTTTCCGGTATCGAAACTCTACTTTCAGCTGTAGTTGCTGATGGTATGACAGGATGGAGACATCAATCCAATTGCCAACTTGTTGCCCAAGGTATCGCAAATATTGGTACATCATTCTTTGCCGGAATGCCCGTAACAGGTTCCTTATCAAGAACCGCAGCAAGTATTAAATCTGGAGCTACAACTCCTGTAGCAGGATTAATTCACTCAGCCTTTATCTGCGTTATTCTTTTAGCTTTAGCACCATTAACAGTAAAAATCCCTCTCACCTGTTTAGCTGCTGTTCTTATTCTTATTGCTTGGAATATGAGTGAAATCCATCACTTTATTCATTTGTTCACTGCTCCTAAGAAAGATGTTGTTGTTCTCTTAACCGTCTTTATTCTTACGGTTATGACAACCATCACCTCTGCAGTGCAAGTGGGTATGATGTTAGCCGCATTTCTATTTATGAAACAGATGAGTGATCTTTCTGACGTGATATCTACAGCAAGATATTTTGATGAGAATAAGCAGGCGAAAGATGACGATCTATTTTCAAAATCCGAAGTTCCTGCACATACCGAAATCTATGAGATCAACGGTCCTTTCTTCTTTGGAATCGCTGATAGATTGAAAAATCTTCTCAATGAAATAGAAAAACCTCCAAAGATTTTCATATTATGTATGAGTCGTGTACCTACAATTGATGCATCCGCTATGCATGCTCTAGAAGAGTTTTTCCTAGAATGTGACCGTCAAGGAACACTTTTACTTTTGGCAGGTGTGAAAAAAACACCGCTAAGCGATCTTAAACGCTATCATTTAGATGAGCTTATCGGTGTTGATCATATCTTTTCGAATACGAAGAGCGCTCTCTTATTTGCCCAAGCTTTGATCAATTTAGAGAGCAAATCCTCTCATTAG
- a CDS encoding ABC transporter substrate-binding protein produces MKKKFLCYFLTISLLILFWEFFAKNNASFAFLCPPPSKIAANFSDSMNLILSSSWYTLRGILGGFFLALLLSIGLVILMLTYKPAKDLLNPFFILVQCTPMFTLAPLIVLWFGWGLNAVIVPTALTVFFPLTITIYQGITSTPEELLEQFILHQATKRQIFIKLRLPYALPHIFSGLKIAMGSAGFAAIAGEWVASQSGLGILILESRRNYDMEMTFSGLFALTTVTFILFQSILLSEKLTFALFRIEKTTKKFRLPNKKFAFLLIPLLILPIWKVRTKQINPSNLTPITILLDWTPNPNHIPLYVGVSKGFFRNQGIDLHIQKSTDTGAVIPHVLFEQVDLTLYHALGVIKTSLQGAPVQIVGSLIDSTLQGFIYRKEDNISKFEDLNNRVLGFCLNNSRDLSCLLETLRLHGVVPSDVRNVSSDLISPMLLKKIDFLYGAFYNIEGVKLDTLGMPVGCFLSDSYGLPTGPQLLLCGKKDTKATSPEVVEAIQIALQQSIDYCKKYPKKAFQAYLKATPDTPKIVKDEVLQWEATLPLFAKSQEPLSQELGNTLLQAIVHRYPNFADKVSNFSLNQIYPSNSQVCQDEKTHEQAEIIHLEVLPSVSGQH; encoded by the coding sequence ATGAAAAAAAAGTTTTTATGTTACTTTCTAACTATTTCGCTTTTAATTTTGTTTTGGGAATTTTTCGCTAAAAATAACGCATCATTTGCCTTTCTCTGTCCACCACCATCAAAAATAGCGGCGAATTTTTCAGATTCTATGAATCTTATTCTTTCTTCTTCCTGGTATACTTTGCGAGGTATTTTAGGGGGATTCTTTTTAGCACTATTATTGTCGATAGGATTAGTAATTCTTATGCTGACCTATAAGCCAGCGAAAGATCTGCTAAATCCATTTTTCATACTGGTACAATGCACTCCTATGTTCACCCTAGCACCGTTAATTGTGCTATGGTTTGGTTGGGGATTAAATGCTGTTATTGTCCCTACAGCACTTACGGTCTTTTTCCCATTAACGATAACGATCTATCAAGGAATCACATCTACTCCTGAAGAACTCTTAGAACAATTTATTTTACATCAAGCAACGAAGAGACAAATTTTCATTAAGCTACGTCTCCCTTACGCTCTTCCTCATATATTTTCCGGATTAAAAATTGCTATGGGATCCGCGGGATTCGCTGCTATTGCTGGCGAATGGGTAGCTTCACAGTCTGGTCTGGGTATTCTCATTCTTGAAAGTCGAAGAAACTACGATATGGAAATGACCTTTTCAGGATTATTTGCCTTAACAACGGTAACCTTTATCCTATTTCAATCGATTTTACTAAGCGAAAAACTTACTTTTGCTTTATTTCGTATAGAGAAGACAACGAAGAAATTTAGATTGCCGAATAAAAAATTCGCTTTCCTACTTATCCCTTTGCTTATCCTACCTATATGGAAAGTCAGAACTAAACAAATAAACCCAAGTAACCTCACCCCCATAACTATACTTTTAGATTGGACTCCTAATCCTAACCATATTCCTCTATATGTAGGAGTTTCTAAAGGATTTTTCCGTAATCAAGGTATAGATTTACATATTCAAAAAAGTACAGATACTGGTGCTGTTATTCCTCATGTTCTATTTGAACAAGTAGACTTGACTCTCTATCACGCCCTTGGAGTAATAAAAACTTCTCTTCAAGGAGCCCCTGTACAAATAGTGGGGTCTTTAATTGATTCCACTCTACAAGGATTTATCTACAGAAAAGAAGATAATATTTCAAAATTTGAAGACTTAAATAATAGGGTATTAGGTTTTTGTCTAAACAACTCGAGAGACCTTTCCTGTCTATTAGAAACGTTGCGTCTACACGGAGTTGTTCCCTCAGACGTAAGAAATGTAAGCTCCGATTTAATCTCACCAATGTTATTGAAAAAAATCGATTTCCTCTATGGAGCTTTTTATAATATTGAAGGTGTTAAACTAGATACTCTAGGAATGCCCGTGGGCTGTTTCCTCTCCGACTCCTATGGGCTTCCTACAGGCCCTCAGCTTCTCTTATGTGGGAAAAAAGATACAAAAGCCACATCTCCTGAAGTTGTTGAAGCTATACAAATAGCCCTTCAACAAAGTATTGATTATTGTAAAAAATATCCTAAAAAAGCTTTTCAAGCTTATCTTAAAGCAACACCCGATACACCTAAAATTGTTAAAGACGAAGTTCTTCAATGGGAAGCCACTCTTCCTCTATTTGCAAAATCTCAAGAACCCTTAAGTCAAGAATTAGGGAATACCTTACTACAAGCTATAGTACATCGTTATCCAAACTTTGCAGATAAGGTCAGCAATTTTTCTCTAAATCAGATATACCCGTCTAATTCACAGGTTTGCCAGGATGAGAAAACACATGAGCAAGCCGAGATAATACATCTCGAAGTACTTCCATCGGTTTCTGGTCAGCACTGA
- the ispH gene encoding 4-hydroxy-3-methylbut-2-enyl diphosphate reductase has protein sequence MRRVILSNPRGFCAGVVRAIQVVEAALEKWGAPIYVKHEIVHNRHVVDDLKRRGAIFIEDLTDVPCGEKVIYSAHGIPPEVREEAKTRNLFDIDATCILVTKIHSAVKLYASKGYQIILIGKKKHVEVIGIRGEAPESVTVVEKVEDVANLPFGVEVPLFFVTQTTLSLDDVAEITQALKVRYPNIITLPSSSVCYATQNRQEALRSVLPRVNFVYVIGDVQSSNSNRLREVAEKRNIPARLVNSPDHISDEILNYSGDIAITAGASTPEHIVQSCISRLKELIPGLQVEEDIFAIEDVVFQPPKELRN, from the coding sequence GTGCGCAGGGTTATATTAAGTAATCCTAGAGGATTTTGCGCTGGGGTGGTTCGTGCTATCCAAGTAGTAGAAGCTGCTTTAGAAAAATGGGGAGCCCCGATTTATGTGAAACATGAGATTGTTCATAACCGTCATGTAGTAGATGATCTCAAAAGGAGAGGGGCCATCTTTATTGAAGATCTTACTGATGTTCCTTGTGGAGAAAAGGTTATCTATTCTGCTCACGGTATTCCTCCGGAAGTTCGTGAAGAAGCAAAAACTCGGAATCTTTTTGATATTGATGCAACTTGTATTCTGGTAACTAAGATTCATTCTGCAGTTAAGCTTTATGCAAGTAAGGGTTATCAAATTATTTTGATAGGAAAGAAAAAACACGTAGAGGTTATTGGGATTCGTGGAGAAGCTCCCGAAAGTGTTACGGTAGTGGAAAAGGTGGAAGATGTTGCTAACCTTCCTTTCGGAGTCGAGGTCCCTTTATTTTTTGTGACTCAAACAACGTTGAGTTTAGATGATGTTGCTGAAATTACCCAAGCATTAAAGGTGCGTTATCCGAATATTATTACCTTACCTAGTTCTTCTGTATGTTATGCTACGCAAAACCGCCAAGAAGCTTTACGTTCGGTGTTGCCTAGGGTAAATTTTGTTTATGTTATTGGAGATGTACAAAGCTCCAACTCCAATCGTTTACGAGAAGTTGCTGAAAAAAGAAACATTCCTGCCAGACTAGTGAATAGTCCGGATCATATTTCTGATGAGATTTTGAATTATTCCGGTGATATTGCAATAACAGCAGGAGCATCAACTCCTGAGCATATTGTTCAGTCTTGTATTTCTAGATTGAAAGAGTTAATACCCGGTTTACAAGTTGAAGAAGATATATTTGCTATAGAAGATGTCGTATTCCAACCGCCTAAAGAGCTTCGTAATTAA
- the fumC gene encoding class II fumarate hydratase: protein MRQENDSLGTVEVPEDKLYGAQTARSQKYFSWAPEVMPQEVIRALVWIKKCAAKANRDLGFLDSKYCDMIVSAADEILEGKFDEHFPLKVWQTGSGTQSNMNVNEVIANLAIQRHGGVVGSKTPIHPNDHVNKSQSSNDVFPTAMHIAAVISLKKKLIPAMDHLQRALDAKVAEFRDCVKIGRTHLMDAVPMTLGQEFSGYSNQIRQSLERVAFSLTHMYELAIGGTAVGTGLNVPDGFIDKVIHYLRQETVEPFIVASNYFSALSNHDTLVNAHGVLATLACALTKIATDLSFLGSGPRCGLGELLFPENEPGSSIMPGKINPTQCEALQMVCAQVIGNNQAVIIGGSRGNFELNVMKPLIIYNFLQSVDILSGAMQAFADYFVSGLRVNKYRLKEYLDNSLMLVTALTPVLGYDKCSKVALKAFHDNISLKEACIQMGYLSAEEFDRLVVPESMVGKH, encoded by the coding sequence ATGCGGCAAGAAAATGATAGTTTAGGAACTGTGGAAGTCCCTGAAGATAAGTTGTATGGCGCGCAAACTGCGCGTTCTCAAAAATATTTTTCCTGGGCTCCCGAGGTTATGCCTCAAGAAGTTATCCGTGCTTTGGTTTGGATTAAAAAGTGTGCTGCTAAAGCAAACCGTGATCTAGGATTTTTAGATTCAAAATATTGTGACATGATTGTTTCTGCTGCTGATGAGATTCTTGAAGGCAAGTTTGACGAGCACTTCCCTTTAAAGGTATGGCAAACGGGCAGCGGTACTCAATCCAATATGAATGTAAACGAGGTTATTGCTAATTTAGCTATTCAACGTCATGGAGGTGTTGTAGGTAGTAAAACACCCATACATCCTAATGACCATGTAAATAAATCCCAATCTTCTAATGATGTTTTCCCTACAGCTATGCATATTGCTGCAGTGATTAGTCTTAAGAAAAAGTTGATTCCTGCCATGGATCATCTACAAAGGGCATTAGATGCTAAGGTTGCTGAATTTCGCGATTGTGTGAAGATAGGGAGAACACATTTAATGGATGCTGTTCCTATGACATTGGGACAGGAGTTTTCTGGCTATAGTAATCAGATACGTCAATCTTTAGAGAGAGTTGCGTTCTCTCTCACACATATGTATGAGTTGGCTATAGGAGGAACAGCAGTAGGTACAGGATTAAATGTTCCTGATGGATTTATAGATAAAGTTATCCACTATTTGCGTCAGGAAACAGTAGAGCCTTTCATTGTTGCATCAAATTATTTCTCAGCATTATCTAATCACGATACGCTAGTGAATGCTCATGGTGTTTTGGCTACTTTAGCTTGTGCTTTAACAAAGATAGCTACGGATCTGAGTTTTTTAGGATCGGGTCCTCGATGTGGTTTAGGAGAATTACTATTTCCTGAGAATGAACCAGGATCTTCAATAATGCCTGGTAAAATCAATCCTACACAATGCGAAGCTTTGCAAATGGTTTGTGCTCAGGTTATAGGAAATAATCAGGCAGTAATCATTGGTGGAAGCCGAGGAAATTTTGAACTCAATGTTATGAAACCATTGATAATTTATAATTTCTTACAATCTGTGGATATTCTTTCGGGAGCTATGCAAGCTTTTGCAGATTATTTTGTTTCAGGTTTGCGTGTGAACAAATATCGCCTCAAGGAATATTTAGATAATTCTCTAATGCTTGTTACAGCTTTAACTCCAGTTTTAGGATATGATAAATGTTCTAAAGTAGCTTTAAAAGCTTTCCATGACAATATAAGCCTAAAGGAAGCATGTATACAGATGGGATACCTATCTGCGGAAGAATTCGATCGTCTTGTTGTTCCCGAATCTATGGTGGGAAAACACTAA
- a CDS encoding NhaD family Na+:H+ antiporter — MLKFQLCALFLFGYIAIVFEHIVRVNKSAVALAMGGLMWLVCFSHMQHADHMILAEEIADMAQVIFFLFAAMAIVELIDAHKGFSIIVRCCYIQSRTLLLWVLIGLSFFLSAALDNLTSIIIIISILKRLVKSREDRLLLGAICVISVNAGGAWTPLGDVTTTMLWINNKVTSWGIIRALFVPSLVCVLIAGICAQFMLKKRTTGMITKDVEMEGSPKKSGLIICIGLGSLLMVPIWKACLGVPPFIGALLGLGLVWLASDWIHSPHGEDRYHLRIPHILTKIDISSITFFIGILLAVNALTFSNVLSELSMSMDRIFSRNVVAIFIGLISSVLDNVPLVAATMGMYQVPMDDTLWKLIAYAAGTGGSILIIGSAAGVAFMGIEKVDFLWYFKKISWIALASYFGGLISYFMLERIAMWF, encoded by the coding sequence ATGTTGAAATTCCAATTGTGTGCTCTGTTTTTATTTGGATATATCGCGATTGTTTTCGAGCATATTGTGCGAGTGAATAAATCTGCTGTAGCCTTAGCTATGGGAGGTTTGATGTGGCTAGTTTGTTTTTCTCATATGCAACATGCGGATCACATGATTCTAGCTGAAGAAATTGCTGATATGGCTCAGGTAATATTTTTCTTATTCGCAGCGATGGCCATTGTTGAACTCATAGACGCACACAAAGGGTTTTCGATTATAGTACGATGTTGTTATATACAATCCAGAACCCTACTTCTTTGGGTGCTGATAGGGCTTTCTTTTTTCCTATCCGCTGCCTTGGATAATTTAACATCTATCATCATCATTATCTCTATTTTGAAGCGTTTAGTTAAATCGCGAGAAGATCGCCTGCTTCTAGGAGCGATTTGCGTCATTAGTGTAAATGCTGGAGGTGCTTGGACTCCTTTAGGAGATGTAACGACAACAATGTTGTGGATTAATAATAAAGTGACTTCTTGGGGAATTATTCGTGCTTTATTTGTTCCTAGTTTAGTTTGTGTTCTTATAGCTGGAATTTGCGCACAATTTATGCTTAAGAAGAGAACTACAGGAATGATCACTAAGGATGTTGAGATGGAGGGATCTCCTAAAAAAAGTGGTTTAATCATTTGTATTGGTTTGGGATCTTTATTGATGGTTCCCATTTGGAAAGCCTGTTTAGGTGTTCCACCATTTATTGGAGCTTTATTAGGACTCGGGCTTGTTTGGTTGGCTAGTGACTGGATTCATTCTCCCCACGGGGAAGATCGCTATCACTTACGTATTCCTCATATTTTAACGAAGATCGATATTTCCTCTATTACCTTCTTTATAGGTATCTTATTGGCTGTTAATGCTTTGACTTTTTCTAATGTTCTCTCTGAACTTTCAATGAGCATGGATAGGATATTTTCTAGGAATGTTGTGGCTATTTTTATTGGTCTTATTTCAAGCGTATTGGATAATGTTCCCCTTGTTGCTGCGACTATGGGTATGTATCAAGTCCCAATGGACGATACTTTATGGAAGTTGATTGCTTATGCGGCAGGCACTGGGGGAAGTATTTTAATTATAGGATCGGCTGCTGGAGTTGCCTTCATGGGTATCGAGAAAGTTGATTTTCTATGGTATTTTAAAAAGATCTCTTGGATTGCACTAGCTAGCTATTTTGGCGGTCTTATTTCATATTTTATGCTCGAGCGCATTGCTATGTGGTTTTGA